Proteins encoded in a region of the Candidatus Zixiibacteriota bacterium genome:
- a CDS encoding polyprenyl synthetase family protein, whose product MDTMLADNAAPVADGLRRFEELFASELGGHSGLIADMSRHILSSPGKRIRPTLYLLSSGVGADLYTMPVHAAVAVELIHTATLLHDDVNDGADERRGRPSAGRLWGNLAAVLMGDHLFAKAFRLMVKHCDKPTLETIALASERVAVGELLQVQETLNFDETEEMYLRIIGDKTASLFSAACEAGALSNGHHHLRERFREFGELIGLGFQIADDLLDFIGDEAVTGKPAGIDLQAGQVTLPLIVALRNADDAERSSMVAHLSQPGANGHNDVVQFIDTYGGFEYARRRADGFRLRALALIADLHDNPHQQALEELVNHSVDRQA is encoded by the coding sequence ATGGACACCATGTTGGCGGACAACGCCGCGCCCGTCGCCGATGGGTTGCGCCGATTCGAGGAATTGTTCGCCTCTGAGTTGGGTGGACACTCCGGCCTGATTGCGGACATGTCCCGTCACATTCTCTCCTCTCCCGGAAAGCGAATCCGCCCCACGTTGTATCTGCTCTCTTCGGGAGTCGGTGCCGATCTGTACACCATGCCCGTGCATGCGGCCGTGGCTGTTGAACTCATCCACACCGCGACGTTGCTGCACGATGATGTCAACGACGGTGCCGATGAGCGGCGTGGCCGGCCCTCGGCGGGGCGATTGTGGGGCAATCTGGCGGCTGTGCTCATGGGCGACCATCTGTTCGCCAAGGCATTTCGGCTGATGGTCAAACACTGCGATAAGCCCACGCTCGAGACGATTGCGCTGGCCAGTGAGCGTGTGGCGGTCGGCGAACTGTTGCAGGTGCAGGAGACGCTCAATTTCGACGAGACCGAGGAGATGTACCTGCGCATCATCGGGGACAAGACCGCGTCGCTTTTTTCGGCCGCGTGCGAGGCGGGGGCGCTGTCCAATGGGCATCACCACTTGCGGGAACGGTTCCGTGAGTTCGGCGAACTGATCGGTCTGGGTTTCCAGATTGCCGATGATCTGTTAGACTTCATCGGTGATGAGGCGGTGACCGGGAAGCCCGCTGGAATCGACTTGCAGGCGGGGCAGGTCACCCTGCCGCTGATCGTTGCCTTGCGCAATGCGGACGATGCCGAACGCAGCAGCATGGTTGCGCATCTTTCGCAGCCCGGCGCCAATGGGCACAACGATGTCGTGCAATTCATCGACACCTACGGCGGATTCGAATACGCGCGCCGTCGCGCCGATGGATTCCGCCTCCGCGCCCTGGCGTTGATCGCCGACCTCCACGACAATCCGCATCAGCAGGCGTTGGAGGAATTGGTGAATCATTCGGTGGATCGCCAGGCGTGA
- a CDS encoding type IV pilus twitching motility protein PilT has product MVTLRELLELMSEKRASDLHLTVGSPPQLRVDGRLQRLDMEVLAAEHTKKLAYSVMNEKQRKRFEESWELDLSFGIENLSRFRCNIFIQRGNVAIAIRQIPFSIPSFEELGLPRVVSELANLPRGLVLLTGPTGSGKSTSLAALIDKINRERYNHIITVEDPIEYLHRHQCSLVNQREIGSDTITFATALKYALRQDPDVVLIGEMRDLETVESALNISETGHLAFATLHTNSCAETINRIVDVFPVNQQEQVRVTLSFVLQAIVCQQLIPRVGGGRALATEILICTPAIRATVRDDKIHQIYSLIQAGQKYGMRTMNQSLVELYLTHKITYGDALSRSSNPQEMDEMIARAKGAGSTRVRAGMGGEHAAV; this is encoded by the coding sequence ATGGTCACACTGCGCGAACTTCTGGAATTAATGAGCGAAAAGCGCGCGTCCGATCTGCACCTGACGGTGGGGTCGCCGCCGCAGTTGCGTGTCGACGGGCGTCTGCAACGTCTCGACATGGAAGTTCTTGCGGCGGAGCATACCAAAAAGCTCGCGTACAGCGTCATGAACGAGAAACAACGCAAGCGGTTCGAGGAGTCATGGGAACTGGACTTGTCCTTCGGTATTGAGAATCTCAGCCGGTTCCGCTGCAACATTTTTATCCAGCGCGGAAACGTCGCCATTGCCATTCGTCAAATCCCGTTCTCGATCCCGTCGTTTGAGGAGTTGGGATTGCCGCGCGTCGTCAGCGAATTGGCGAACTTGCCGCGAGGGCTCGTGCTGCTCACCGGACCGACCGGGTCGGGCAAGTCGACCTCGCTGGCGGCGTTGATCGACAAAATCAACCGCGAGCGCTACAACCACATCATCACGGTCGAAGACCCGATCGAGTACCTGCACCGTCACCAGTGTTCGCTGGTAAACCAGCGCGAAATCGGGTCTGACACAATCACGTTTGCCACCGCGTTGAAGTACGCGCTGCGGCAAGACCCCGATGTCGTGCTCATCGGCGAAATGCGCGACCTGGAGACGGTGGAATCGGCGCTGAACATCTCGGAGACCGGTCATCTGGCGTTTGCGACCCTGCACACCAATTCATGCGCTGAGACGATCAACCGCATCGTCGACGTTTTCCCGGTCAATCAGCAGGAACAGGTGCGCGTGACGTTGTCGTTCGTGCTGCAGGCCATCGTGTGCCAGCAGTTGATCCCGCGCGTGGGCGGCGGCCGGGCGCTGGCCACGGAGATTCTGATCTGCACACCGGCGATACGTGCGACGGTCCGCGACGACAAGATCCATCAGATATACAGTCTCATCCAGGCGGGTCAGAAGTATGGGATGCGCACGATGAACCAGTCGCTGGTGGAGTTGTATTTGACACATAAGATCACGTACGGTGATGCCTTGTCACGTTCCTCGAATCCGCAGGAGATGGACGAGATGATCGCGCGCGCCAAGGGAGCCGGCAGCACACGGGTCCGGGCCGGCATGGGAGGCGAACATGCCGCTGTTTGA
- a CDS encoding ATP-binding protein: MFVYTRRSAIGDVRPAWVVGTRLVTIAVTVAMAMPWLSSDPIVRTVIAVYLCVSVPAILLTLTSQRWGLHILSPVSMIAHLLSELTAISVIVHQSGGVASPSVSLYLMTIISAALSYRLAGTLVVATVAAAAFVTTIWTGAGYHASSLWSVGGLGALKQLPDEAFFSVFLRLCIFFLCAFAGGYLAERLYYKDAALVHTSEALRIAKWETGDILKHLRSGVLTVDIGGRVVYFNRAAEEILGVSEKKVRGRPIQEVLGEQFPEFAERLESVVHSQRMDIRTELKIRRPDGHEMPVGLSTSVLGGFAGQARGVVAVFQDLTEAKEIEERLRRQDRLAAIGELSAGIAHEIRNPLAAISGSVEVLRDALELEGENKQLLDLIVRESGRLNKIVQDFLLYARLRPVVAGRVEVSTLLDEVVRIARGHFDRQATGAPRIAIDLPRQSIHLAADSDHLKQILINLVFNGIESCAAKPSADNSVTIRVRVLGKDELTFIPDLDSPDQPGATAHEWVSIAVIDTGTGIPTDIIDRLYEPFVSSKTTGTGLGLAIVKRLVDHNGGYITSDSVPGQGARFVLCLRRCPVDERPGREVLHHGATADRTPQSDPVTSRD; encoded by the coding sequence GTGTTTGTCTACACACGGCGTTCCGCGATCGGTGATGTCCGCCCCGCCTGGGTCGTCGGCACACGGCTGGTCACCATCGCCGTCACGGTCGCGATGGCGATGCCGTGGCTGTCATCCGATCCGATCGTCCGCACCGTCATCGCAGTCTATCTCTGTGTTTCAGTTCCGGCCATCCTCCTGACATTGACGTCCCAACGCTGGGGACTTCACATACTGTCGCCGGTGTCGATGATCGCGCATCTGCTCTCGGAGCTGACCGCCATCTCCGTCATTGTGCACCAGTCGGGGGGTGTCGCCTCGCCGTCCGTGTCGCTGTACCTGATGACAATCATCTCCGCGGCGCTCAGCTACCGTCTGGCGGGCACGCTCGTTGTTGCAACCGTCGCTGCCGCCGCGTTCGTTACAACCATTTGGACCGGTGCGGGATATCACGCGTCGTCGCTGTGGTCGGTCGGGGGTCTGGGTGCACTCAAGCAGCTTCCCGACGAGGCATTTTTCAGCGTCTTCCTGCGGCTCTGCATCTTCTTCCTCTGCGCATTCGCCGGGGGATATCTGGCGGAACGCCTGTATTACAAGGACGCCGCGCTGGTGCATACCTCCGAAGCGCTGCGCATCGCCAAATGGGAAACCGGAGACATCCTCAAGCACTTGCGCTCAGGCGTGCTGACCGTCGACATTGGCGGACGTGTCGTTTACTTCAATCGCGCGGCTGAGGAGATTCTCGGCGTCTCCGAGAAGAAGGTCCGCGGCCGTCCGATCCAGGAAGTCCTCGGCGAGCAATTTCCCGAGTTCGCCGAACGCCTCGAAAGCGTCGTCCATTCACAGCGAATGGACATTCGCACGGAACTGAAGATTCGCCGTCCCGACGGCCACGAAATGCCGGTTGGGTTATCGACCTCAGTTCTTGGCGGCTTCGCCGGCCAGGCGCGCGGCGTCGTTGCGGTATTTCAGGACCTGACCGAAGCCAAAGAGATCGAGGAGCGCCTGCGCCGTCAAGATCGTCTCGCCGCGATCGGCGAATTGTCCGCCGGGATCGCACACGAAATTCGCAATCCATTGGCGGCGATCTCCGGGTCGGTGGAAGTGCTGCGCGACGCACTCGAGCTGGAAGGGGAAAACAAGCAACTGCTGGATTTGATCGTGCGCGAATCGGGCCGTCTCAACAAGATCGTCCAGGACTTTCTGTTGTATGCGCGGTTGCGTCCGGTCGTTGCCGGACGAGTCGAGGTATCGACCCTGTTAGACGAAGTCGTGCGGATCGCGCGCGGCCACTTCGATCGTCAGGCGACCGGCGCGCCGAGGATCGCCATCGATCTGCCGCGTCAGTCGATCCATCTCGCCGCCGATTCCGACCATCTCAAACAGATTCTGATCAATCTGGTCTTCAACGGAATCGAGTCTTGTGCCGCCAAGCCGAGCGCCGACAACTCCGTGACGATTCGCGTGCGCGTGCTCGGCAAGGACGAGCTGACCTTCATCCCGGATTTGGATTCACCTGACCAGCCCGGCGCAACGGCCCACGAATGGGTCTCGATTGCGGTGATTGATACCGGCACCGGGATTCCAACTGACATTATCGACCGCCTGTATGAGCCGTTTGTCTCGTCGAAGACGACAGGGACCGGCCTCGGGCTGGCGATCGTCAAACGACTGGTCGATCACAATGGCGGGTACATCACGTCCGACAGCGTCCCCGGTCAGGGCGCGCGTTTTGTTCTCTGTCTGAGACGGTGTCCGGTTGATGAGCGTCCCGGCCGTGAGGTTCTCCATCACGGCGCCACAGCCGACCGGACGCCTCAGTCTGATCCGGTCACATCCCGCGACTGA
- a CDS encoding septum formation initiator family protein, whose translation MWGKRSRKPLGGWEAIPHFRSGSAAKHKSASDWVPKIPAMLMAIVIIYLIVSGQLGLWRLVSLWHLRGDLQDEQLALSSQVVDLDTRRRLLETDTLYIEQIARTEYHLSHPDEIIYDLRPSEPYR comes from the coding sequence ATGTGGGGCAAAAGGTCACGCAAGCCGTTGGGGGGTTGGGAGGCAATTCCGCATTTTCGATCCGGTTCGGCCGCCAAGCATAAGAGCGCATCGGATTGGGTACCGAAGATTCCCGCCATGCTCATGGCGATTGTAATAATCTACCTGATCGTATCCGGACAGCTCGGACTGTGGCGATTGGTGTCATTGTGGCACCTGCGCGGTGATTTGCAGGATGAACAGCTCGCGCTGTCATCGCAGGTGGTCGATCTGGACACACGGCGCCGCTTGTTGGAAACGGACACGCTCTATATCGAACAGATCGCCCGCACCGAGTATCATCTGTCCCATCCCGACGAGATCATTTATGATTTGCGTCCGTCCGAGCCGTACCGCTGA
- the pilB gene encoding type IV-A pilus assembly ATPase PilB, with amino-acid sequence MSQELGQMLVQAGKLSPDQLEDALKAVRDKNEKFADVVVRMGAVVDEDELTHFIGRQLNIGALRLSDVELDTEVVKLIPYDIAQRFNVIAVSRVNRTLVVAISDPHNIYVLDALKFITGCTIQPVISPERAIARSIEHYYADTAGLGDILKGLEEDESGLQVIEADEQVSEMDLQSQVQDKPLVKLVDKIILEAIQRHASDIHIESYEKRIRVRYRIDGMLRETQPLPFKYRAAIVSRVKIMADLDISERRLPQDGRIKVKLGKRAVDLRVSVLPTIFGEKVVMRILDPEALMVDLTKLGFPETSLKNFTKAINMPYGMILVTGPTGSGKTTTLYSALKTLNQPDVNIMTAEDPVEFNFEGINQVLVKSDIGMTFAAALRSFLRQDPDIVMVGEIRDGETAEIAIRAALTGHLVFSTLHTNDAPSTIHRLIDMGVPNYLVASATKLIMAQRMTRRICGNCKEEVPINADHLDLLNIAKEDAGGLKMFVGHGCTDCNNTGLSGRTGIFEVMPVSPFIERMILDSASVDEIRQQAITEGMLTLRTAALEKMGKGMIPLEQVLAETNV; translated from the coding sequence ATGTCGCAGGAACTCGGCCAGATGCTGGTTCAGGCGGGGAAACTCTCGCCCGATCAGCTCGAAGATGCGCTCAAGGCCGTTCGCGATAAGAATGAGAAATTCGCGGATGTCGTTGTCCGCATGGGTGCCGTTGTCGATGAAGATGAGCTCACGCATTTCATCGGACGGCAGCTTAACATCGGGGCGTTGCGCCTGTCCGATGTCGAGCTCGATACCGAAGTCGTCAAGCTGATCCCCTACGACATCGCGCAGCGCTTTAACGTCATCGCGGTCTCGCGCGTCAACCGTACGCTCGTGGTCGCGATCTCCGATCCGCACAATATCTACGTCCTTGATGCCCTGAAATTCATCACCGGCTGCACGATCCAGCCGGTCATCTCGCCGGAACGCGCCATCGCGCGTTCGATCGAGCACTATTACGCCGACACCGCGGGTTTGGGCGACATCCTCAAGGGATTGGAAGAGGATGAAAGCGGACTGCAAGTCATCGAGGCCGATGAACAGGTCTCGGAGATGGACCTGCAGTCGCAGGTGCAGGACAAGCCCCTCGTCAAGCTCGTCGACAAGATCATCCTCGAGGCGATCCAACGACACGCGTCGGACATTCACATCGAGTCGTACGAGAAACGCATTCGCGTCCGCTACCGCATCGACGGGATGCTGCGCGAGACCCAGCCGTTGCCATTCAAATACCGCGCGGCCATCGTCTCACGCGTGAAAATCATGGCCGATTTGGACATCTCCGAACGGCGTTTGCCCCAGGACGGCCGCATCAAGGTCAAGCTGGGCAAGCGTGCGGTCGACCTGCGCGTCTCGGTGCTCCCCACGATCTTCGGCGAAAAGGTCGTCATGCGAATTCTCGATCCCGAGGCCCTGATGGTCGATTTGACCAAGCTGGGCTTCCCGGAGACGTCGCTGAAGAATTTCACCAAGGCAATCAACATGCCCTATGGGATGATCCTGGTGACCGGCCCCACCGGTTCGGGTAAGACGACAACCCTCTATTCGGCGCTGAAGACGCTCAACCAGCCCGACGTCAACATCATGACCGCCGAAGACCCGGTCGAGTTCAACTTCGAGGGGATCAATCAGGTTCTGGTCAAATCCGATATCGGAATGACGTTTGCCGCGGCATTGCGGTCGTTTCTCCGTCAAGACCCTGACATCGTGATGGTCGGAGAGATTCGCGACGGCGAGACCGCGGAAATCGCAATCCGCGCCGCGCTGACCGGACACTTGGTGTTCTCAACGCTCCACACCAATGACGCACCGTCGACGATCCATCGCCTGATCGACATGGGTGTGCCGAACTACCTGGTCGCGTCGGCCACCAAGCTGATCATGGCGCAGCGAATGACGCGGCGCATCTGCGGCAACTGCAAAGAAGAGGTCCCGATCAATGCCGATCATCTGGACTTGCTGAACATCGCGAAGGAGGACGCGGGCGGACTGAAGATGTTCGTCGGACACGGCTGCACCGATTGCAACAACACCGGGCTGTCCGGGCGAACGGGCATCTTCGAGGTCATGCCGGTTTCGCCCTTCATTGAGCGGATGATCCTGGACTCGGCGTCCGTTGACGAGATCCGGCAGCAGGCGATCACCGAGGGGATGCTGACGCTGCGCACGGCCGCCCTGGAGAAGATGGGCAAAGGCATGATCCCCTTAGAACAGGTGCTGGCCGAAACGAACGTTTAG
- a CDS encoding roadblock/LC7 domain-containing protein, with product MYETLAQLNKTTGVTGSMLVGTDGIVIASDLDQKTNDEVLGALASSIAAQVRKSTGEMGGDDFTQVTVEADDRKIFLTDAGIGTLVVTTEPRVNIGLVRLEIRNAIGALQNT from the coding sequence ATGTATGAAACACTGGCACAACTGAACAAGACCACCGGCGTCACCGGCAGCATGCTGGTGGGCACCGACGGTATCGTGATCGCATCCGATCTCGATCAAAAGACCAACGATGAAGTGCTCGGGGCACTGGCCTCCTCCATCGCGGCACAAGTGCGCAAGTCGACCGGGGAGATGGGGGGCGACGACTTCACGCAGGTGACCGTCGAGGCCGACGATCGGAAGATTTTCCTGACCGATGCCGGGATCGGCACACTGGTCGTCACGACCGAGCCGCGCGTGAACATTGGATTGGTGCGTCTGGAGATCCGCAACGCCATTGGCGCCCTGCAGAACACCTAA
- a CDS encoding tetratricopeptide repeat protein, translated as MISVAELDERIDKCLAILAQNPHSRVFAALADAYRKRGDFGKAFSICKGGLKHHPDYAPAHVVMAKLYLHQHMFGDALESIQHAVRADNPTRATDLLEAEIRIAMGDIDGASPIVARLKVGDPHNDQVREVAAKLRTTQTHGTLPSADTARQFVTSTVPEASGSVSGQDRPSFARTESPISWDEWEAMVETVPQVATAFAWDADGDPLAGVSDQPTARSTGTIIANLFSAIDELLRLKIDASLEEIRVERSNGELWCGRGNRGLIGFAGHPGVSFGAARQAAVANARRVSGGSAH; from the coding sequence CCGCGCTGGCCGACGCCTACCGTAAGCGCGGCGATTTCGGTAAAGCATTTTCGATCTGCAAGGGCGGGCTCAAGCATCATCCCGATTATGCGCCCGCACACGTGGTCATGGCGAAGTTGTATCTGCATCAGCACATGTTCGGTGACGCGCTCGAATCGATTCAGCATGCGGTCCGCGCCGATAATCCGACGCGGGCCACCGATTTGCTGGAGGCCGAGATTCGGATCGCCATGGGTGACATCGACGGCGCCTCACCGATCGTTGCCAGATTGAAAGTCGGTGATCCCCACAACGATCAGGTTCGAGAGGTCGCGGCCAAGCTGCGAACGACGCAGACGCATGGGACACTTCCCAGCGCCGACACGGCGCGACAATTCGTCACGAGCACCGTTCCCGAGGCCTCTGGTTCCGTCAGCGGCCAAGACCGTCCGTCGTTTGCCAGGACCGAGTCTCCGATTTCCTGGGATGAGTGGGAAGCGATGGTCGAGACGGTCCCGCAGGTGGCGACCGCATTTGCCTGGGATGCCGACGGTGATCCGTTGGCCGGGGTCTCCGACCAACCGACGGCCCGGTCTACGGGGACGATCATTGCAAATCTGTTCTCTGCAATTGATGAGTTGTTGCGCTTGAAGATCGATGCGTCGCTCGAGGAGATCCGTGTTGAACGATCCAACGGCGAGCTGTGGTGCGGACGGGGCAATCGCGGGTTGATCGGATTCGCAGGACATCCGGGCGTCTCGTTCGGCGCGGCGCGGCAAGCTGCCGTTGCGAACGCGCGCCGCGTTTCGGGCGGATCGGCACACTAA
- the eno gene encoding phosphopyruvate hydratase, producing the protein MPSIELCHAREILDSRGNPTVEVEIGLDDGSFGRAAVPSGASTGAHEALELRDGDKKRYNGRGVLKAVSAVNDTISPELLDGEFEATNQADIDSFLIELDGTPDKSKLGANALLGVSLAVAKAAAAASGLPLYAYLGGPNAKILPVPLMNVLNGGKHADNNVDFQEFMVVPVGFSRFSDALRAGVEVFTALKSVLNKRGHSTAVGDEGGFAPDLKSNEEALAVLTEAVEQTGYRLGDEIAFGLDPAATEVYDDGPGEYNLQSENRRLSTGTMVSFWDDWTRRYPIISLEDGMAEDDWDGWRQLTDAIGDRVQLVGDDLFVTNPRRLRQGVESGCANAILIKLNQIGTLTETLDTIDMARRAGYRCMISHRSGETEDTTIADLAVATGVGQIKTGSLCRSERVAKYNQLLRIEESLGSRALYAGWGAFAQRRGQE; encoded by the coding sequence TTGCCGTCCATAGAGTTATGCCATGCCCGTGAGATCCTCGACTCACGCGGCAATCCCACAGTCGAAGTCGAGATCGGCTTGGATGATGGGTCGTTCGGCCGGGCCGCCGTGCCGTCGGGCGCATCGACCGGCGCCCACGAGGCGCTGGAATTGCGCGATGGCGACAAGAAACGCTACAACGGGCGCGGAGTGCTCAAAGCAGTGTCGGCAGTCAACGATACAATATCACCGGAGTTGCTCGATGGTGAGTTTGAGGCGACTAATCAGGCCGACATCGATTCGTTTCTGATCGAACTGGACGGGACTCCCGACAAATCCAAGCTCGGAGCCAATGCATTACTCGGTGTCTCCCTGGCCGTCGCCAAAGCGGCGGCCGCTGCATCCGGACTGCCGTTGTACGCCTATCTCGGCGGTCCCAACGCGAAAATTCTCCCCGTGCCGTTGATGAATGTGCTCAACGGCGGCAAACACGCCGATAACAATGTCGACTTCCAGGAGTTCATGGTCGTCCCGGTCGGTTTCAGCCGATTCAGCGACGCCTTGCGCGCCGGTGTCGAAGTATTCACGGCCCTCAAAAGCGTGCTCAACAAGCGCGGCCACTCCACTGCGGTCGGCGATGAAGGCGGCTTTGCGCCCGATCTGAAATCGAACGAAGAAGCACTGGCTGTCTTGACCGAAGCGGTCGAACAAACCGGTTACCGACTCGGTGATGAGATCGCATTCGGGCTCGATCCCGCAGCCACCGAGGTCTACGATGACGGTCCCGGCGAGTACAACCTTCAGAGTGAGAATCGCCGTTTGTCGACCGGGACGATGGTGTCGTTCTGGGATGATTGGACCAGGCGTTACCCGATCATTTCACTGGAAGACGGCATGGCCGAGGACGACTGGGATGGCTGGAGGCAATTGACCGACGCGATCGGCGACCGCGTGCAGCTTGTCGGCGATGATTTGTTCGTGACCAATCCGCGACGGCTGCGCCAGGGAGTCGAGTCCGGATGCGCCAACGCGATCCTTATCAAGCTCAACCAGATCGGCACACTCACCGAAACGCTCGACACCATCGACATGGCGCGTCGCGCCGGGTACCGCTGCATGATTTCGCACCGTTCCGGCGAAACCGAAGACACCACCATTGCCGATCTGGCCGTTGCCACCGGCGTGGGACAGATCAAGACCGGATCGCTGTGCCGTTCCGAGCGCGTGGCCAAGTACAACCAATTGCTGCGTATAGAAGAATCGCTGGGCAGCCGCGCATTGTACGCGGGCTGGGGCGCGTTCGCTCAGCGCAGGGGGCAGGAATAA
- a CDS encoding GNAT family N-acetyltransferase, with translation MTSSIVIRAVPVEETRPLRRAVLRPQQHVSELVYPGDDDPQTRHFAAFAGDEMVGIASVYHQPQPGNDDQSAWRLRAMATVDHVRGEGIGGRLLNACIEYAIRNGANLVWCNARTSAMWFYEHYGFAQNGDEFDIPGIGPHYVMIKSL, from the coding sequence ATGACATCGAGCATCGTCATCCGCGCCGTGCCGGTCGAAGAAACACGGCCATTGCGACGCGCTGTCTTGCGGCCGCAGCAGCATGTCAGCGAGCTTGTGTACCCCGGCGATGACGATCCCCAGACACGCCACTTTGCGGCATTTGCCGGCGATGAGATGGTCGGGATCGCTTCGGTCTATCACCAACCACAGCCGGGAAACGATGATCAATCGGCATGGCGTTTACGCGCGATGGCGACAGTCGATCATGTGCGCGGCGAGGGCATCGGCGGGCGATTGCTCAATGCCTGCATCGAATACGCGATACGCAACGGGGCGAATCTGGTCTGGTGCAATGCGCGCACGTCGGCTATGTGGTTCTATGAGCACTATGGATTCGCCCAGAACGGTGACGAATTCGACATCCCGGGGATCGGGCCGCATTACGTGATGATCAAGTCCCTGTAA
- a CDS encoding roadblock/LC7 domain-containing protein translates to MASGAVILYEEQIDQINAALLRLIKKAEAKCALLVDKDGHLITRQGFTQSLDTTALGALLAGSFASTREIARLVGEPEFSVLFHQGQKDHIHIGLVGERSILAIVFDDRTTIGMVRLYAKETADRLRELLTQPPKGSARALDTDFSRSAGETIDNVFKE, encoded by the coding sequence ATGGCATCGGGAGCCGTGATTCTGTACGAGGAACAGATTGATCAGATCAACGCTGCCCTCTTGCGGTTGATCAAGAAGGCGGAAGCCAAGTGCGCCCTCTTGGTCGACAAGGACGGCCACCTGATCACCCGGCAGGGGTTCACCCAATCGCTGGACACGACAGCCCTGGGCGCTCTGCTGGCAGGCAGCTTCGCCTCCACGCGGGAGATCGCGCGGTTGGTCGGCGAGCCGGAGTTTTCGGTTCTGTTCCATCAGGGACAAAAGGACCACATCCACATCGGATTGGTGGGCGAACGCAGCATCCTGGCGATCGTTTTCGATGATCGCACAACCATCGGGATGGTGCGCCTCTATGCGAAGGAAACCGCGGATCGTCTCAGGGAATTGTTGACGCAACCGCCGAAGGGCTCCGCCCGCGCGCTGGACACCGACTTTTCGCGTTCGGCGGGTGAGACGATCGACAACGTTTTCAAGGAGTAA
- a CDS encoding type II secretion system F family protein — translation MPLFEYKGKTLAGTQVVGEMRAKSRNDLDRALRRKKIIISSVQKKPSQIKLRIGTGIKKIHISRFTRQFATMIGAGLPMVQCLDILSKQMEAAEMRRVVGEVKESVSSGSTLAEALGRHKKVFDDLYVNMVEAGEIGGALDTILVRLANYREKADALIRKVRGAMVYPSVIVVVAIGVTFAMLTWIVPVFAKMFSGLGAELPGPTQAVLRISHFLRDNLLMMFAGAIGFAIGFRYFVRTEKGRLYFDRFMLRAPLIGTLIRKSAVSRFTRTLGTLLSSGVSILEALEITAKTAGNRVIHDAIRRSVLAIAEGDTITGPLKDTGVFPPMVTQMISVGEKTGGLDDMLSKIADFYDEEVDAAVSALTSIIEPVIIVFMGVIIGGILIAMYLPMFDIIGKIQ, via the coding sequence ATGCCGCTGTTTGAATACAAGGGCAAGACACTTGCCGGCACACAGGTCGTCGGTGAGATGAGGGCCAAAAGCCGCAACGATCTGGATCGTGCCCTGCGGCGCAAGAAGATCATCATCTCTTCGGTGCAGAAGAAGCCGTCGCAGATCAAGCTGCGTATCGGCACCGGGATTAAGAAGATCCATATCTCACGATTTACGCGCCAGTTCGCGACGATGATCGGCGCCGGTCTGCCGATGGTCCAGTGTCTGGATATTCTTTCCAAGCAGATGGAAGCAGCGGAGATGCGCCGCGTGGTCGGCGAGGTCAAGGAGTCGGTCTCTTCGGGCTCGACGCTGGCCGAGGCGCTCGGGCGTCACAAGAAGGTGTTTGATGATCTCTACGTGAACATGGTCGAGGCGGGCGAGATCGGCGGCGCGCTCGATACGATCCTCGTGCGCCTGGCGAACTACCGCGAAAAGGCCGATGCCCTGATCCGCAAGGTTCGCGGTGCCATGGTGTACCCGTCTGTCATCGTGGTCGTCGCCATCGGCGTGACCTTCGCGATGCTCACATGGATCGTGCCGGTCTTCGCGAAGATGTTCTCCGGTTTGGGGGCGGAACTGCCGGGACCCACACAAGCCGTCCTGCGAATTTCGCATTTCCTGCGCGACAATCTCCTGATGATGTTCGCGGGGGCCATCGGATTCGCGATCGGTTTCCGGTATTTCGTGCGAACCGAAAAGGGTCGATTGTACTTCGACCGCTTTATGCTGCGCGCGCCATTGATCGGGACTCTGATTCGCAAGAGCGCCGTGTCCCGCTTTACACGCACGCTGGGGACATTGCTGTCCTCGGGTGTCTCGATTCTCGAAGCGCTGGAAATCACGGCCAAGACGGCCGGCAACCGCGTCATTCACGACGCCATCCGCCGCTCGGTGCTGGCGATCGCCGAGGGCGACACCATCACTGGTCCCCTGAAGGACACCGGCGTCTTTCCGCCCATGGTCACGCAGATGATCTCCGTCGGTGAGAAGACCGGCGGTCTGGACGACATGTTGTCCAAGATCGCCGATTTTTACGACGAGGAAGTCGATGCGGCTGTCAGCGCGCTCACGTCGATCATCGAGCCGGTGATCATCGTGTTCATGGGCGTCATCATCGGCGGCATTCTAATTGCCATGTATCTGCCGATGTTCGACATCATCGGCAAGATCCAGTAA